The sequence TTCTATTTTGATGAAGCTTTATGGTATTAACAGGGCAAGGAAACATCTGATCCTGATAATGGCCTGCATTGTCCATTTTTTGAGGAGTTGCATGCAGTCTTTACTGAAAGAGCAAAGGACATGCAGCGATTGCTTTTGGAATCTGAGGCAGGTTCTACCCAGGGAAAGAAAAGGTTCAAGAGATCCTTTGATGAATTCTcagaagatgaagatgaggaTGAAGATGGCAGTGGGGAAGAGAGGCcagctaaaattaatttgcGGAAGAGAAAGGGTGAAAGAATTGTGCCAGAGATGTCCTCAAATGCAGATATTGGTGGTATCCAGGAAATGCTTAAGGAGTTTCTCCAGCAGCAACAGCAGATGGAGATGCAGTGGAGGGAGATGATGGAAAGGCGTGTTCATGAGCAGCGGAGGTTTGAGGAGGAATGGCGGCAGGCAATGGAGAaaattgagagagagagattaaTGGTTGAGCAGGCTTGGAGGGAGAGGGAAGAACAGAGGCGGGTAAGAGAAGAGAACAGGGCTGAGAGGAGGGATGCTCTGCTAACCACTCTCTTGGACAAACTTATTCATGAAAATGATATGCAAGGCAGATAGCTCACTGGGATTCCTTTCAGTCATCCTCTCCACCATTGCCTGCAATTCTTATTTGTGGTTACTTTTAGGTGATCAATAGAGCAAGTTTGATTTCTGTGGCTTGTGAATAATGGGTATACATAAACCTTTGCTTAatgcaattctttttttgtaaaaagagagagagagagagggaacGAAGGATGATACAGGAAGAAGCTGTACTTAAAAGGTTATTTGTTCTGGTTAAAATGCTGAACGTTCTTTTTTTATTGGCATAAATGCATCTTTGGCCCCtgcatttttattgtttttgacaattttcccttgcatttttatttgtctATATTGAATCCTCACACTTTTATTCATATTGACATTAGGTTTGTTTTTAACAAGTTAGTGCGAGTATTACACTTTCCGATAATGAGAGTGGAGATgatcttttgaatttttttattaaactttttctaaatatgctccctgtatttttatttttttgacaataaatctttatatttttatttttagcaacAATAACTCCTTGAAGTCtattgtttaaaatttattgaactacttcaacaaataaaattagttcaCAACCCATAGACCTTTCACCTCTACATGGCACTACTCTGTCGGACTTTCGTccattacaaatttaattgcCACCTCCTGGAGTCTAGATCATGTCTCAGTTCTAGTGTAGTTAATCATCCTCTTGATCAGCTATTGATTATCATCTTGGCAAGTTATTGCCTCACTAACTAAGTAATCAGACGCGAACTCTTCCTTGAATAAATTCCTCTTTTTGCTTCTCAAGCTACGAGGTATTAGCAACCGTTTCTAGCTATTTGTTTCCTTTCATGCATATTAGTTGGTCATTAacatttgtatattttattaatagatttgTGGTTTGActaatcttttaaatattattaattaaaataataaattaaattaaattataatattcttactatttattattattcaaattttaataataaatctcaAGGGGTTATTATTGCTAaagataaaagtataaaaatttattgtcacaaaaaataaaaatatatggggcaaatatttacaaaaagtttaataaagaaaacttaaaaaattatttacactCATTAACGTAGCGTGTAAAACAAGTACTTAAtgttgattaaaataaaagtataaagacTTAATgtggataaataaaaatataagagaaaattgtcaaaaataataaaaatgcaaaGGGCCAAAAATGCCtctatccttttttttttttttaaagtcgAGTAGGCATCCAAGGGTTTTGGAGAATTTGATTTGTGGGCATTAAGGCGTAGAAACATTATCTTATGGTGACAGAGACACGgtttttttatacataaattttttatttttttagaaaaaagataagtaactaaaattgattgattttgtttttttatacataattttttttcttttttagaaaaagataagtaactaaaattgattgattttgtttttgtgCTCAATAGGAAAATTGTTGTTTGGTTCCTTTGAATATTGTTAAGTGATTTGGATCATTGGAGAATTgcaaaattatgtttataattttatgatttatgtTTTGCCAATCTCCTTAACACTTGTGTGTAATCACGGTGTTAATTGTTTTCCAATTAGAGCTGTTTcgtttaaaaattaagaaattattcgaATTTTTGTCATTTCCAAATAGATATAAATGACTTTATATGAGTTGAAATGATGCTTTTGGAATTATAATTTCAGTCATAATTTTTGAACTTCAGTTTGTTTATAAATGACCAATGGTTCTTTctcagaaaaggaaaaaatcaaTGGTTTGTACGGACTATAGGTGTTTGAGAGAATGGAATTACAATTCAGAGATGTATTTAAACCCGAGAGATATAACTGTAATAAGGATAAAATTTCAGGagaaaaatgtaattttgcgttaataaaatatcaagatGATCTTTTATTTATCCAGATAGTCCGAACAAAAGTTAAGAAAAAAGTTCCATGACACGTGCAGATGCCCACCAAACAAATGTACACAGAACAGAAGACTCACACACACTCTCTCTCTTCAATAATAATGggataatataatatatatatttatataaaaacaagAGATATAGCCAGTGGCAAAAATAAAGATGCAGTAGTTGGAGTTGATACGCATACGCCAATGGCAAGCAGTAGCAGCGCCACCAGACAAACACTTGGAATCTTAAGACCCActaatcattattattactcTAACCATAACTATAAGCCTCATTCTCTCTTCACTCTCACTACCCCACttccttcatttcttttctccaggtacctttttctttttcagctTCTTTATTGATTATTCTCTGATACTACTGTTTCTACATTTTGGAAAATGATCCGAATTTATTTTCACTTGCATGCAGCCTCTAGACCCATCTCTAAAGAAATTATCTTGTAGATTTTATCCGAAGGTGgtctttttaattgatttgattGGTTTAGTTCTGTAATCTGGCTTAATGGGTTCTTAATATATTTGAGGTGGGGTGTTACTTCAATTCCTGATGATCCATTCTTGCATGCAGGAAAAAGAGTCTCAGTAAGAAGTGGAGTTTTAAAGGTTTGGTATCTAAAATGGCTCATCATGAAGTCAAGACAGTCACTTCTGATGTGATATCAGGCAATATGATTTTTGAACCTATCCTGGAGGATGGAATTTTCAGATTTGATTGTTCTGCAAATGATAGAGTTGCTGCAAATCCCAGTCTTTCGTTCACCAATATTAAGGACAGAGACACTCCGATCATGACTCATTTTGTTCCTTCATACATCCCTACTTTTGAATGTCATTTAGGCCAGCAGATTGTAAAATTTGAGGTTGGTTTTTGATATCTTCACCC comes from Ricinus communis isolate WT05 ecotype wild-type chromosome 5, ASM1957865v1, whole genome shotgun sequence and encodes:
- the LOC8280090 gene encoding trihelix transcription factor GT-3b isoform X1 → MFSSGDNNSLFRTIKVMAEVSGSVSPASSSSQVQVQWGEEETKELIGIRGELEKDFTVAKRNKALWEIVSVKMRERGYHRTPPQCKCKWKNLINRYKGKETSDPDNGLHCPFFEELHAVFTERAKDMQRLLLESEAGSTQGKKRFKRSFDEFSEDEDEDEDGSGEERPAKINLRKRKGERIVPEMSSNADIGGIQEMLKEFLQQQQQMEMQWREMMERRVHEQRRFEEEWRQAMEKIERERLMVEQAWREREEQRRVREENRAERRDALLTTLLDKLIHENDMQGR
- the LOC8280090 gene encoding trihelix transcription factor GT-3b isoform X2, translated to MAEVSGSVSPASSSSQVQVQWGEEETKELIGIRGELEKDFTVAKRNKALWEIVSVKMRERGYHRTPPQCKCKWKNLINRYKGKETSDPDNGLHCPFFEELHAVFTERAKDMQRLLLESEAGSTQGKKRFKRSFDEFSEDEDEDEDGSGEERPAKINLRKRKGERIVPEMSSNADIGGIQEMLKEFLQQQQQMEMQWREMMERRVHEQRRFEEEWRQAMEKIERERLMVEQAWREREEQRRVREENRAERRDALLTTLLDKLIHENDMQGR